The sequence aatccatacggctccaggggttaataaaggccttctgaagcaaagtaatgggtttttgtaagaataaatatccatatttaaaactttattaactataataactatctCCCAGCAGACAGCAGTAAGCATCGATTTGCAGCagaagagtaacccctgacccAACGCATGATGCAAAGATGAATGCAgaagcacagaggatagagcaaaacaaaacaccggtcacaaattaaaagtctaaaacaagaatttttaaaaGACAAATGTTAGATTTCGATACAAGAGAaaaggagcttgagtttgttgcccagccctatttgtttaaaccgTGAGAGGCATCTACGCTTACACTCTTACATTCTGCGTCACGGGTTACTCTTGTGGCGCAAGTCGACGTTCGCAGCATGTGTACGGTCATTTGcgggaagctagttattttaatttataaagttataaatatggatttttttttcgtACAAAATGAATTGcctcagaaggcctttattaaccccctgttatttttaatgatagACAGATGCATTTTTTGGGGGGAGGGGGTGGGCTTCAAACTCCTgacccccattcactgccattataaagcctggaggagccaggatatttttaaatatctctCCAATTGTGTTGGTATGAAAGAAGACAGTCATATACAcatagaatggcttgagggtgagtaaatcatgggataattttcatttttgggtgaactattaaTAACATCTATGGGGCTGCAAAGGCAAACTGAGGTTTAACGCCTCCATATCATCTTCCTTCATCTACATTCTGCCATAATGGCATGGGAAAGGTTAACCATTTATCAGTCTTGAAAAAGAAGAGATTCTAAGCCATTCATCTGTCAacttaaatagaaaaaaaattaagttacaATAAAACgaggaaaacaaaacactgaaacAACTATTGTTTACTTTCCATCTGTTAATTAAGTGCCCAAAGCAatgtaattgtttatttttaattatggaGAAACTGGGAAGTacacataaaaaaaagcaagaaaGGTCAAATCATTGCTCAATTTGAAAATATAACCTCCTCTTACTTTCTTCCTCTCACCTCAATTTTCTTTATCAGGCATGCAGCTCATCTTAAATCCTGAATTAGTAATAGCACAAAACTGAAATGGTTATGAAAACATGTTCAAATGTTCTTGGAAATGATACCTGCCTCAAAGCCTTCTTTTTGTGGTGTTATTGTGACACCTACTGGTTAATATAGATACTTGACtttacacagtattttttttttttttttccaaaagaaaaatataaaatgtaaaaaataataataatgacagcTCTTTTCCAAACACATAATGGCTGCCAAGTAACTGTTAAGAAGATAAAGGAATAGTGATTTTGTGACAATGAAAAAGAACTTGAAATGCACCCTGTGGAAGCTTTTCTTTTATACAAGTAAAAACAGTGTAATTAAGTCTTAAATCTCAAGTTCTGGTTCAGATTGAAATACTATTGATAAATATCCCTCTCCACTacaaaacagtgtaaataatgGATTCCGGAGACATATTTTGTTTCATCTTGTGCTACACAGGATAAAATGACAATAAACCCAACTAATGCTGTTACTTTCACTTTGGCCAAAACCCtaattttgaattaaatgttgtCCACaatatttgtaaagcttttGAGCAGTACACAAAAAGATGCTCTCATGACAGTGAAGAGGAAGTAATTATGAACTAACTtcttacaaaaattaaaaaactgaTTTGAAGTCCAATCTATGCAGGATAATATAAGGTTTGTGAAGTATATGTCAGTAGTCAAGGTCAATGGTCACTAAAACTTTCAGCAGACTAAATCCCACTGATAACATTAAAATGGTCAGAAACCACAGGAAAAGGACAATACAGTCTTTTCCGGGAACACAGGAGACACAGGGAGATGGCAGGAGCAGATCAAGCACAGCCTGTAACCAGTCAAAGACCAGCTGAGTTTCAAGACAATCCACTACTGGGAAAGTTGCATAAACATAACCATTATGTTAAGACAGTGTCTTAAGATTTAGTATGACCCACTAGCAGTTAGTCAAAAGCATTCAATCTTACTTTTCAGTATAAAATTAGGCAAATCTACGTTTTTAGGGAAATAACTTAAAGAAGTTATGAACAGTCTAAAAGAAAAAGCATTGATGGCTAACTGGTAAGACTAGAATTAGcggtttatgcaactggcctgGAGTTAAAAAGTCGGCCTGTGGACCACATTCTGAACTGCACAAGTTCAGCTGTAACGGGTGAAACTGCATAATGGCCTCGAACAGTCACAGCATTCCACACATTCTGACAGTAGACTTCATTCTGATTAAAGAAGTGCAATAATGCTTTGCACTCTGTGACTCAGCAAGGGTGTGTTGATGAAAACATCTCAGAGCTGTTAGACAAATACCACACATGCATTTGGAATAAAGCAAAGCCCATATGTTCAaactgttgaaaacagtttatgTGGAAAGCTGCTAAAATACAGTCCTTGTGTTTGTACCTGCTTCAACTGACGAGACAACACCCGACAAAAAGTGACTGCAAGAATGTGCAATCAAGACTTACTGCATTTAAATACTTTAGCATAACAACTGACAGAAATAATCTACAAAATATTCCAACAAAGACAAACTATTTAATACTCACAACTTATGTTGGTGCAATGTGGTTTCTATTGTCATGCATTTTAAAGCCTCTggtaaaaatgactaaaaaactCTTAGGAATTTGTAAACCTTGTAGTGTAAATTTTACTTCAAATGTGATTTACATTTCAGTCTTTGACATTAAAGTGACTACTATAGTTTTCAATACCTGCACCAGGGGGGTTTAAACTAGAGGCTGCAGAAATGTTCTAAGAGGtcattaggaaaaaaaaaaattagacaaaaaaataataataatctgccAAATCTATTTAACAGTGAAAAATAATATCTACCcaaattaatattttcagaTAATAGTTTAATAACTTGTTTTGACTTCAGAGCAATTATAGCCAATTAGTtcatttcaaaaacatgttgtctTTATATTATACTAGTCTAAAAGTATAACAAAGTTTGGgatacgatttttttttttaatttatacttttattttaacatggacacattaaattgatcaaaatttaaagtaaagaaatgtataatgttatttcaaataaataccgCTCATCTGTTCATTAAAATCATTAAGCATCACAACctttttcaatattgataacaATAAGacatgttgaaaattcagctttaccatcacaggaataagttatgtttttaaaaaaataataataataataattataaattgtaatatttcgcAATATAAGTGCTTTAATGtgttctttaaataaatgtagccttggtgagcttaagatgcttttttcaaaaaaatcttaacctAAAACTTTTGAAGGGTATATAGCTGCTTTGATATTTTAGGAAGCTATTTGGGGGTTCTTGgcattaaaaagtttgaaaacccctgacCTAAACCACATGGTGATATTTACAGAAGTCAAAGCACTTTATTTAACATTGGCACGGTGTCACTCATCATGTTGGGTCGGTGGGCTTCCAGAAAAAAACGTTTCTACACCAGCACTAAATCATGACTGGATTATTCGGTCTTATCCCCGAGCTAATTTTATCCTTTGATTTAGCACTGGCAGTCAACAACTAAGTTAAATGGCATTGAAAGAGAGGTTCaatgtgtgtgggtgtgttttTATCCGTCTGTCTCTCTGCTGTCTGTTAAAACACAACCAAAAAATGTTGCTGTTGCTTAAATCCATCTAAAAACAGTCATCATGCTGTCAATTTGAAGAAGTATCTTCAAATTgcatataataaaacatttgattgccgaagaaacaaagaaaacagaaaacaacagATACAAACTAACTTGAATAAGTTTTTATAGTGAACATCAAACCGATGTGTGGATATTCTGTTTTAATTATGTTCAGTTACCTAATGTACATACTTGAATCTATATGTATTTTGCTATGGTCTGAAGTCTGGTGGTTTCTTTTTAAGAAACATTAACATCAGGCCTTGACAGAAAGAAGATATTCATTTTACAAAGTTGTGTCTCtacattttgtacatttataaaCCAGGTAACGTTACTATTAACACTTCATCTTGAAGGACTTCTTTCCATTTTTCTCTGGATTTGAGGATGTTGTTTGGGATGTTAGATATTTAATAAATTCGGTGAAATATCTAACAGGGTTTTTTCTTTGCTGAATATCATTGAGTCCATTCATTCCATGTTACAAATATCCATGTGTAttatttgacattattttttatctGACAGTGTTGACCAATATAGAGTGACAGGTAACATTCACATTGCAACAAAATGAAAGCAGGACAGTGCACCAAAATACAGATGAATACATCTGAATGTAAACAGAATAATTCAAAGTAATTACTTGACACAAAACTTTTGTTAGTTTTGTCCCACTAACGTTACTCAACAACCAGTGATTCGGTACCAGAGACTAGTCAGCAGCAGTGTATAAACAGGGTGGGAACTGGGAACTGGGAACTTATGGTCATTTACTTGAATAATAACTAGATATGATAATAGAGGCACTTTTAAATGATAAACAACTTACAAATTTAGGCTTCTTCTCTCCGTCATCCCCACTTGAACTGCCCTGGGATGACACTCCGACTCCAAATCCTTTCTTTCGATGTATTTTATTCTCCCTCCCTTGATTTGAACCTTCAAATCGTGGATGGCGGTAGTTATCCATATCTAGGTGACGTTATAAAAACTATTTCTACAAGGTTTCCGGGTTTAATGCGAATCTAAGGGCTCATGATATCCCTGAGGTTGACCGTTGAAACAGACAAGCGCGAGCTCGGATTAAGTTGACGTTCGCGAGCGAACATGCACTAGACGCGTTGACAGTAGTTGTTTTCTAATAAGGCGGCTAACGACGGTAATCCAATTGCCAGTTCTTTAGATCTCACTAACACCCCTTTTCAAACCCCTAGATTTGCGTAAGTGTTTAAAATACACTCCGATACTACAAAACCGCCAATTTTCGAAATGTGTATAGGTTGGCAAGGTTAGTAAAAAACTAGAGCTCATTTGAAATACATAGAAGGATCACGAATGTCCCGCAACCTGAAACTCCCGCCTCAGAATCAGCCAATGAAATGCGTTGGATTGAGCAACACGTGATGTTCAGTAAAGAATCTTCCATAGGAAAGAACATTCACACTGGTATGAGCTTCCGCATTTGGTCACAGCCTAGTGAAGAGTGGACTGTCTAGCTTTCACTGCATTCTTGAAATGCAATTGGCAGGATCTGCTGAAGTAGGAAAAAATGCTCTTCGTGAAGTTTTGTAACCAACCCCACCTCTTAAAAAATTCAAACTCTGCTGTATGTTAAAAAGGACACTTTCCAGCCAACCTTTTTGACTCCAAAGTTtttcaaagaaacaaaaactagGAGTggcaatatattaaaataattaaataaaataattataaattattaaattccaTAATTCTTAAGTTTCAATAACTGAATGTTCTTCAGGGTACActtttttaacaaatgaacTTGAATGAATCAACTTTTCTAACCATTtatcatacatattttttacTGACAAAGAGCAATTTAAATCTGATCAAATATTTTAGAGCCTGATATAACTAGAacaatttatattcatttatatatatatatatatatatatatatatatatatattatatatatatatattatatatatattatatatatatatatatatatatatatatatatatatatatatatatatatatatatatatatatatatataatcattttattcatttccatgacttttctagGTCTAGTAATCATACTTAAAATTCCCTCATACATTCAAGGAATCAGGAATCCtggttatttcatttttagtcaTCTTGTCGTCCCCTCTGTGGGTCCCGGCCCCctgtttgagaaccactgtatTAGACTGCATCTGATAAATTTTAATCTTTCTATGCATTTGTACATATAGTAGACATATTTAGATTTTAAACTCATTTAAAGTTTTCCCTTTAATCAGATACAGCAAATGTGTTTTAACATTCAATGATTGGTGTGCGTTTTCAGTCCTCTGTCTCCCTCTGCTGGACCTTTTCATCAAAGCACTATCTTACatgtatctctctctcttagATAGTCTATACAtgtatatacactaccgctcaaattttatatgttaatataaataatttattcctgtgacagcaaagctgaattttcagctacCATTTTTGTGCacccaaatcagcatattagaatgatttctgaaggatcatgagacactgaagactggagtaatgatgctgaaaattcaactttgccatcacaggagtaAATGACAgactattttactttttaatatattaaaatagaaaacagttattttaaattttaatatttcaaaatgttaccgtttttactgcatttttgttttaataaatacagccttggtgagcataagacacttctttcaaaaaataccaacaacaacaacaaacactgtatatatatgtaatacatGTCCACCATATGATATACATAATAATCCCCATATAAAGTATCCGTTAGGTCAAAATACGTGAAAAAAAACAAGACTGCGCTCCCATGAACAGCACATTTATTCACCATTCAGCAGATAGCTTTCTATCTCTGTACAAGCAATATAGATTCTGTTAGCATATACTCTTTCTATGGTACAATAATCatttacacaaatatacacaatttaaaatataaacctGTTCCAAAGTACAACATATAcggtttatttttttcacaacaTAGCGTTTCATTGAGGCAGTCCACACGATTTATTTTCTAAGGTGGGTGGACAGCACAGGCAACAGTAAGCGGGCTCAATCAGCACAAACCGAAACGGTGACACGGAAGAGGATTTCTTCAGGACGACCTACAGTACAGCTGGGCTGGATAAAACTCTTTGGATCATGCACTATCAGGCCTTTCTCGATGCATTGACCGTGATTGTCGGTTTTTGAAGTTTCATTGCTCTGATACGGTAATGTTTGCTCCTCTTAACACCatgttgttattgtttgtttgtatggcacatttaaaacagtctCGGATCATTGTACACTTGAATAGGTCCATTGTGCAAAACAAATATTTCCTCCACACCGAACCCGAGTGCATAATGTAGTGATCAAATAAAAGTGTATGAGCACACCCTCATTCAAACACATTCACACGCACACCGTAAGACAACATGCTCGTACGCATGCACGTTAACATTTCTgctactctctctctccctttctctcATTCTTGCACACACATAGCCCAGCAAAATCATTCTAGACCTGTGATATAATCTGCATATTAAAACTGGGTGATCGAGACTGTTTGGACAACGGGCTTCCAGAGGAGAACGGACTCCCGGGAGAAAGGAGATCCTGGCTCCGCGCCGCTCGCCCAAGACGTTCCTCCTGCAAGCTGATGGCCGACAGATAGTGAGCCCTGTCTGCGCTGAGGCTTCCCAGCGACAGGCTATCAGTGGGTCCCGATGAGCCGTTGAGGCCGGTACAGTCAAGAGACTTGCTTGAAGACGTGCTGCTGGTTTTGGGTGGCACACCAGCAAAGGGAGAGATGTAGTGCGGGTCCAGAAAGCGTCTCGGAGCGCTGGGACTCGGGCTGCGGCTGCTCTCTGCGGTACGGAGGCTGACGGTGGGGGGAGGGGACTGGTGCCGTTGGTGGAGGCTTCGGAGGGCGGCTCTGGTGTCGGCCGACGTGCTCTCCCTCTGCCTGGCTCCTGGATCTCGGGAAGGTCGAACGCCAGTTATGACCCAGTCACGTTTCACGCTGCTGGGCTGGCTGCTGCTGGAAGCCCCAGAGGAAAACCCTTCATCTGGGTCAAAAGAGTCCTCTCCGCAGCTCACACCGTCGGCATCTAAAACACAACGAGGGGAAAATGAggcagagaaaagaaaaaaaaaacgttggaTTAACTAGATTTGAATATACCGGAGGAAATAACAGCGCTTGCAAGGCAGCAACAGAATAGTGGTAGGTGAGCTTAGAAATAAGCTTGAGCTTTTGGATCGGCCTCTGTGAAATGCTGCATCTAAGCTGCTTTGACACTCGGCACTTTAATTCTCCAACACAGCCTCACAGCTGGTAGAAAACAACATGACACCGTCTTTGAAGTGTCAAGCTGAGGTTACACTAGTCTTCGTTCGCTACATGTGAGCGTTGGAAACTCGGGCACGGGGGAAATTTTGTTGGTGAACTCTGACAAGATGATTCAAGAATCACAACTCAGTATGTAATTACACTAccgtttaaaggattagttcgcttcagaattaaaatttcctgataatttactcaccaccatgtcatccaagatgtttgtgtgtctttcttcagttgaaaataaattaaggaaaACAAATCAGGATTTTTCTCCCTAAAGTGGACTTCAACTGTtaccaaattgcagtttcagtgcagcttcaaatgatcccagctgaggaaCAAAGgccttatctagcaaaacgatcggtcaaaaataaaaattatatgcCGTTAAAGGTCATTTGAATCGGTGCTTCCAACTACTTCATGCGTGACCTTTCATacgtgattatgtaatgtgtggcgcatcgcagagctagtgcatgacaagcatttgtgattaaaaagtatatcatttccaaaaaaaaaaaaaaaaaaaaaaaagttagaaaatgaccgattgtttcactagacaagacccttattcctcgggtGGGATCATGTAGAGGCGCTTTGAAGCAgcactgaaactgaaatttggaccttcaacccgttgaacccactatatggagaaaaattctggaatgttttcctcaaaaaaaacttttttcttttcgactgaagaaagaaagacaaacatcttggatgacatggaggtgcaCAAAGGATGCACATGTGCAATTGACAAATGGTCCATCGAGTAGTAAATTCAAGCAATTTTTATCACTATTTTGGATTAATTTTACACAAAACATTACAGTCAACATTGACAACTACAGTaatggccaaaagtgatgtctagccaaggaaaattgacatcttcaccctcaattaaaatattattaaaagtgTGTTCACGATTTTGTGATCATATTACATATTGGGTTTATTATGAAtcagttgttttatttgtggtaacgcaatgaaacatgccaaattgttCAAACATAATATTTGGCCAagctgtcatacaaagaaatctATGAACatatgcaaaaacaagagagaaccaacaaaatatgtatgctttttaagcattttttttcataGTAAAATTAAAGTTTCATAGTTTCCCCCacataattttgtcagataaaaaccttaaccaagtttagtgttttgttcttcaataatatttaaattatttaaaaaaaattgatggtttaatcaaacGGGCTCACTAAAACAAAATTCCCCTCCGgccatcacttttggccactattGGTAATTATGACATGGTATTCATGTGCACTCAGTTTTGAAACACTATAGGATCATGACTTGAATGTACCAAAAGTAGGCCAATCACAGTTCAGTATgcaaatattattactattttgaaTGCAGAACATTTAAATCAATGAAAAATCTAAGGGGAATTACCTTTTAAGAAATTTAAGATGAAAGTATAGTGCACTACAAAATTTTCCACAAAACgatgttttaataaatctgtACATTAAGTAGCTTAAGCTAAATGAATTCGTAGTGATGAAAAAGAAGAGGAATATCATTCATCTTGCCTtgcaagcactgtaaaaggctTCTAAAACAAAACTGATCACAAATGAAAGgattaaacacaaatgatcacaaTACACTAAGTTATGTGGAGACACTAGTAACAGGCAGGAGGAAGTTTTCCATGCAGTGGGGTCTTTTTAATATTGataatattttcatattaatTTTTAGAATGAACACTTTCTATGACGAACAAGGGCAGGGCTTGTGCATGGACTGTCTAACACCACGTCCTAACCAGATGTGGCACGCGACAAAGggtatcttttccatgttaatcagaGAATCTTATCGCATCACGTCTGGTTAGGACGTGGTGTAAAGGTGAGATGATCCTGAGCCCTGCCTACCCCCTTGCAAGGTTAGGTGAATGGTGCACTTTATCCGCCCACATGGCACAGGATTGTCTGGTCTCTCCGGGGGAGTGAATCGGCTGGGGGTGATGGAGGCGTAGAATTCAGCCGTGGTTGAGAAATCAAAACAATCTGAGGTGAAGACAGTGAGTGAACTAAATATGATGCTGACAGATGGaacatttcacacacaaaaatggcctCCTCTTCCTGATGCTTGAATGGATGCAATGGAGGGACTGTTGAGGATGGCACGTTAATGTTCTCATTATGATTTTAACTATCATTAAGGAAACAAATAAGCGAAAAGCAACCAAAATAAAAAGATTGTTATAaaaggctgtgtgtgtgtgtgcatatttcACGTACCCTCTCGTTTCCAGCGGAGGCGACGAATGGAGGCGGCAGTGACAGCTGCCTGTGAGATGCATCTCCCAGCATGAGTTACTTCCACCTCCAGAAGGTTCCGTGAGCCCTCCGGAGGACGGGACGGAAGTGAGCGACTAATTGCATTTGCCACCTGAGGATCAGGGGTCAACGTAATGCAAATATTACTTtccattaataattaaaatttaaatgttgCTCTTAAAAGACTTCATTATACATGGAGGCaattttattgtggcaaaaactACAACTCCCACATCACTAGTACAgtacagtggggtccaaaagtcAAACCACCAGTGAAAATGCaactattttgcattttttgtaattaaatttaaaaaaagattttaaattatattttcaggGTAACATGAGAACAAGGTAAATTCAAAGATTTTcatgaattttaatttaattacttaacATATTTGTTGTTCTACCTTTTGGTTTAATGGCAGCAGCACTTGAGCTGTATGAATTCCACAAGATTGTGTAAAACCTGGACTGTGTCTGAAATCGCCCCTatatagggcactatttgagaggacagccatttgtagtagTGTCCGAAACAATAATAGACATTGTCAGGTGCATTTATTCAGtcccataatgcactgcaaTAACGTATGTACAACTGATATACACACAATGGCCAGAGAACACCTATAATACACTGTGAGGGTCATATTGAATGAATTCCAATGTCCCACCAGAAGATGGCGCCCACAGCTcaatcatctatccatccatccattcatccaaaCCACTGGTCCAATGTAGTTAGACCATAATATCATATACATATAATttcctttttaattgattattaaattgtttaattgaaGCTGCAGAGTGATTTTTCCTCTTCGTCGCCATTTCTTGTtagaaacctgcaattgcagtcatatgcggaacagttatctgtacgtga comes from Chanodichthys erythropterus isolate Z2021 chromosome 6, ASM2448905v1, whole genome shotgun sequence and encodes:
- the LOC137021024 gene encoding hyccin 2 isoform X1 produces the protein MLCSERGVVEEWLSEFKTLPDEQIRSYSGSLRLKKALVPALYAVIREQPCSELLAPVCHQLFELYRSSEEGLRRFTLQFLPELIWVYLRHSASRERYRNGCVEALLLGIYNLEIVDSKGNGKLLSFTIPTLSKPSIYHEPSSLGSMALTEGALNQHDLIRVVYSGLLSQRETVTSQNRFEVLSFLMLCYNSAVVFMPASSHQSACRMSTRLCVSGYPRQQQKSWKEPYNRVRLEPEFMVQMLTAVYHAIYNGQWDLGREALDDILYRAQLDLHAQPLLVANAISRSLPSRPPEGSRNLLEVEVTHAGRCISQAAVTAASIRRLRWKREDCFDFSTTAEFYASITPSRFTPPERPDNPVPCGRIKCTIHLTLQGDADGVSCGEDSFDPDEGFSSGASSSSQPSSVKRDWVITGVRPSRDPGARQRESTSADTRAALRSLHQRHQSPPPTVSLRTAESSRSPSPSAPRRFLDPHYISPFAGVPPKTSSTSSSKSLDCTGLNGSSGPTDSLSLGSLSADRAHYLSAISLQEERLGRAARSQDLLSPGSPFSSGSPLSKQSRSPSFNMQIISQV